In Arachis stenosperma cultivar V10309 chromosome 1, arast.V10309.gnm1.PFL2, whole genome shotgun sequence, one DNA window encodes the following:
- the LOC130940938 gene encoding transcription factor MYB86-like: MGRHSCCVKQKLRKGLWSPEEDEKLFNHITRFGVGCWSSVPKLAGLQRCGKSCRLRWINYLRPDLKRGMFSQQEEDLIISLHEILGNRWAQIAAQLPGRTDNEIKNFWNSCLKKKLVKQGIDPATHKPLSTDDQKEEESCSKKIITTTENSKIQIPFSTALASSLNDSGYYAGDDNSNAITEASRDIFMTSNNNKPTFLDPLSSFYADFPHQPNNYHHLAPVTAVTNYCGGGFSSMPSLTNSDQGGHVSVTDQFMNSNKESSSNNSSSNMYTSVTGFSSSSPWDASAENITNKHVEPFFQFGAIKCEDLYKTSCSSWEEDQEHTHTNTASSSIHFSTYPLTSLSEDLTAANFDVFHHI; encoded by the exons ATGGGTCGCCATTCTTGCTGTGTAAAGCAGAAACTGAGGAAAGGTTTGTGGTCCCCTGAAGAAGATGAGAAGCTCTTCAATCACATAACAAGGTTCGGTGTCGGATGCTGGAGCTCCGTTCCAAAACTAGCTG GGCTGCAAAGATGCGGAAAGAGTTGCAGATTAAGATGGATAAACTATCTCAGGCCGGATTTAAAGAGAGGGATGTTCTCTCAGCAGGAGGAGGATCTTATAATCAGTCTCCATGAAATCCTTGGAAACAG GTGGGCTCAGATAGCAGCGCAGTTACCAGGAAGAACAGACAATGAGATAAAGAACTTCTGGAATTCAtgtctgaagaagaagctagtGAAGCAAGGAATTGACCCAGCCACACACAAGCCTCTATCAACTGATGatcaaaaagaagaagagagctGCAGCAAGAAAATCATCACGACGACAGAGAATTCCAAGATACAAATTCCATTCTCAACGGCCTTGGCCTCATCGCTGAACGATTCCGGTTACTACGCCGGCGATGATAACAGCAATGCCATAACGGAAGCTTCTAGAGACATTTTCATGACGAGTAACAATAATAAGCCAACATTTTTGGACCCTCTATCTTCATTCTATGCTGATTTTCCTCATCAGCCCAATAATTACCATCACCTAGCGCCGGTAACTGCCGTAACTAACTACTGTGGAGGAGGATTCTCTTCAATGCCGAGTCTAACCAATTCGGATCAAGGGGGACACGTGTCAGTCACAGATCAATTCATGAACAGCAACAAGGAGAGTTCAAGCAATAACAGCTCATCAAACATGTACACATCAGTAACAGGgttctcatcatcatcaccatggGACGCTAGCGCTGAAAATATTACTAACAAGCATGTGGAACCGTTTTTTCAGTTTGGTGCTATAAAATGTGAGGATTTATACAAGACCAGTTGTTCTTCATGGGAAGAAGATCAAGAACACACTCACACTAATACTGCTTCTTCTTCCATACATTTCAGTACCTATCCCTTAACCTCACTTTCAGAAGATCTAACCGCCGCTAATTTTGATGTCTTCCACCATATATGA